A single window of Pyxicephalus adspersus chromosome 10, UCB_Pads_2.0, whole genome shotgun sequence DNA harbors:
- the LOC140340076 gene encoding WASH complex subunit 2-like, translating into MMNGPVSCAGDTPVWERAWSLEEIRKSSHCWSLGADAGLLNFLKEFSHQTISRTHEIEKQLDGLVREVKTTDCRLHNVFNDFLMLSNTQFIENRVYDEEVEECIVKPEQGEKPEQEKTREQKEAELIPKIQEAVNYGLQVLETAFEQLDIKAGNSDSEDEEVNERVDLILEPKDLYIDRPLPYLIGSQLFMQQEDVGLGDLSSEEGSVDNDRGSVIDSEDEEEEDDDDEKDNDEESEDDFGNNSEEEKKLRTVLSDEDEDNGSDLFGESDKEDEEENDKSAKTRTKSFADELAARIQAEIPKRQEADELSISSSSEVKTKKDKEKKEVKRLPSDDEDDYMFKPPKLTDEDFFGNKGGLFSGGKGLFDDDDEEGDLFSDLQIKPPETTPVARPETLPPDVKKKPPYGGVSLFPGGENVINPSILADKDKRKPTTPTDVTSKPVTNTSLFDDDDMMFGGSAPAQPAAKAKPAADLFADDDLFNDRPPMPPATTAKNKVATDLDKKNIQIPTEKPQPPEPSSKKQARGLFSDEDDSESDLFSPSQPSSKPKTATAAAPANKISKALSLFDDEEEDLFGAAKESKPIPAATKPAQQPVLPTASKSQKSTLFSSDEEEPVKVSNDFKPVEKSKADSSLPQKEEIKTGKKSSLFDDNEEDDLFAITKDSQKKHHRVSLLFEEDGEEPLFSSAGSTSKSTGQTLEQSKPAVPVKVDTEKVSLFDDVDKKPESKAPIPNVEDTAPPAVQKTNVVKPVSVQESDDLFADTPPTLKHTKTKSTNVLSLFGDEDDEDLEEQLSTSTSSKDSVTGPTEKSTQAKSTRVFQDEELLFSQELQKDNDPDVDLFASTSKKAANLHINPAALLPGAVPKLSGVRHTVPEADISDLPAAESSRSLDVAAKRVEGVSFDSPAQVDTLHNANKSRAKVGGKRRPPTRMGRKLASQDSGEADLSDSSPISPAKNALSEGASARSNWEPDKEDPFPSMKLSLSENDVQSKTKSKPPVNPLTPDVNDLFGSSFLGSSLPNPVASRQKEKLPVNEASSHPREEVNKSLASVFDADGDDDLFKSVKDKHKKPYKPTSLLDDEPDDDLFVAQKPQKKEDVQPVPPKDIRSTTDIFEDDIFAAEAIKPVKKPKEKKKASEVNLFDDNADIFADLTQKPKEKKSKKKVEAKSIFDDDMDDIFSTSSAKKSKPKAKSTPPTSKTKQDTKVSNMFDDPLNVFGK; encoded by the exons CGGGTGTATGACGAAGAGGTGGAAGAATGTATCGTAAAGCCTGAGCAAGGAGAGAAACCTGAACAA GAAAAGACCAGAGAACAAAAAGAAGCAGAATTAATTCCAAAAATTCAGGAAGCTGTGAATTATGGATTACAAGTACTGGAAACTGCATTTGAACAGCTGGATATCAAGGCAGGAAATTCTGATTCTGAGGACGAGGAAGTAAACGAACGGGTTGACCTTATTCTGGAGCCAAAG GATCTTTACATAGACCGGCCACTACCCTATTTAATTGGATCACAACTGTTCATGCAGCAAGAGGATGTGGGCCTTGGAGACCTTTCAAGTGAAG AAGGCTCTGTAGATAATGACAGAGGAAGTGTTATTGACAGTGAAGacgaggaggaagaagatgatgatgatgagaaaGATAATGATGAG GAGTCTGAAGATGATTTTGGCAACAACTCTGAAGAGGAGAAGAAATTG CGTACAGTCCTGAGTGATGAGGATGAAGATAATGGATCAGATCTGTTTGGAGAGTCAGATAAAGAAGATGAAGAGGAGAATGATAAATCT GCAAAAACTAGAACAAAATCTTTTGCTGATGAGCTGGCTGCCCGAATACAAGCAGAAATTCCAAAAAGACAAGAGGCAGATGAGTTAT ctatatcatcatcatcagaggTCAAAACCAagaaagataaagagaaaaaagaagttaaaagaCTTCCTTCGGATG ATGAAGATGATTACATGTTTAAACCCCCCAAACTTACTGATGAAGACTTCTTTGGCAATAAGGGTGGTCTGTTCAGTGGAGGAAAGGGCCTGTTTGATGACGATGATGAAGAG GGTGATCTTTTCTCTGACCTCCAGATCAAGCCACCTGAGACAACACCAGTGGCCCGACCTG aaaCATTGCCACCGGATGTGAAGAAAAAGCCACCATATGGGGGGGTTTCCCTTTTCCCAG GGGGAGAAAATGTGATAAACCCCTCCATCTTGGCAGACAAGGATAAAAGAAAACCCACTACACCTACAGATGTTACTTCAAAGCCTGTGACAAACACAAGCCtgtttgatgatgatgatatgatGTTTGGTGGGTCAGCTCCAGCACAGCCTGCAG CTAAAGCCAAACCAGCAGCTGatctgtttgcagatgatgaCTTATTTAATGACCGCCCCCCTATGCCTCCTGCAACAACTGCCAAAAATAAAGTGGCTACAGACCTGGACAAAAAG aatatACAGATTCCTACAGAAAAACCTCAGCCACCTGAACCTTCAAGCAAAAAGCAGGCTAGGGGTTTGTTCTCTGATGAGGACGATTCAGAG TCTGATTTGTTCTCACCAAGTCAACcttccagcaaacctaaaacagcaacagcagcagcaccCGCAAACAAGATTAGTAAAGCCCTGTCTCTCTTTGATGATGAAGAAGAA GATTTGTTTGGAGCTGCAAAAGAAAGTAAGCCGATTCCTGCAGCTACCAAACCAGCTCAGCAACCTGTATTACCCACAGCCTCAAAATCACAAAAATCCACTTTGTTCAGCAGTGATGAAGAG GAGCCAGTAAAAGTTTCCAATGACTTCAAACCAGTTGAGAAAAGCAAGGCAGATTCATCACTTCCACAAAAGGAGGAgataaaaacagggaaaaaatccAGCTTGTTTGATGACAATGAGGAAGATGATCTGTTTGCTATTACAAAGGACAG CCAGAAGAAGCATCATCGGGTTTCTCTGTTATTTGAGGAAGACGGTGAAGAGCCTTTATTTTCATCAGCAGGGAGCACCTCTAAATCCACAGGGCAAACTTTG gaaCAGTCAAAGCCAGCAGTTCCTGTAAAAGTAGATACAGAAAAGGTATCCTTGTTTGATGATGTAGATAAAAAACCTGAGTCCAAGGCTCCCATTCCTAATGTAGAAGATACAGCTCCGCCTGCGGTGCAAAAGACTAATGTG GTAAAACCAGTTTCTGTACAAGAGTCAGATGATTTGTTTGCAGACACACCACCGACTCTTAAACATACAAAGACTAAAAGCACTAATGTGCTGAGTCTGTTTGGAGATGAGGATGATGAAGATTTGGAAGAACAGCTGTCCACCAGTACTTCTTCAAAGGATTCAGTAACG GGCCCCACTGAGAAAAGCACACAGGCAAAGAGTACACGTGTGTTCCAGGATGAGGAGCTTCTCTTCAGTCAGGAGCTACAGAAAGACAATGATCCAGATGTGGACCTCTTTGCCAGCACTAGTAAGAAAGCT gcAAATTTACATATCAACCCAGCAGCATTGTTACCAGGTGCAGTTCCTAAACTGTCAGGTGTGAGGCATACTGTTCCTGAGGCAGACATTTCAGATTTGCCAGCTGCAGAAAGCAGTCGAAGTTTGGATGTTGCTGCAAAAAGAGTGGAAGGAGTAAGCTTTGACAGCCCTGCACAGGTGGACACCCTTCATAATGCAAACAAG TCTCGTGCCAAGGTTGGTGGAAAGAGAAGACCTCCTACAAGAATGGGCAGAAAACTTGCATCTCAAGATTCTGGTGAAGCTGACCTTAGTGATTCATCGCCTATATCTCCCGCAAAGAATGCATTATCAGAAGGAGCATCTGCTCGGTCAAACTGGGAACCAGATAAAGAGGACCCTTTTCCTAGCATGAAGTTGTCATTGTCTGAGAATGATGTTCagtcaaaaacaaaatcaaaacccCCTGTTAATCCTCTCACCCCTGATGTAAATGACTTGTTTGGTTCGAGTTTCTTAGGCAGTTCATTACCTAATCCAGTTGCATCCAGGCAAAAAGAAAAGCTCCCTGTGAATGAAGCTTCCAGCCATCCCAGGGAAGAAGTAAATAAATCTTTAGCTTCAGTGTTTGATGCTGATGGTGATGATGACCTTTTTAAATCTGTTAAGGACAAACACAAAAAGCCATACAAACCCACATCTCTGCTGGATGATGAACCTGACGATGATCTCTTTGTGGCTCAGAAGcctcagaagaaagaagatgttcAGCCTGTTCCACCTAAAGACATTAGGTCTACAACTGATATATTTGAG GATGACATATTTGCAGCAGAAGCCATTAAGCCAGTGAAAAAgccaaaagagaagaaaaaagcaTCTGAAGTAAATCTGTTTGATGATAATGCAGATAtttttgctgatctcacacaaaAACCTAAGGAGAAGAAATCCAAAAAGAAAGTGGAGGCTAAGTCTATATTTGACGATGATATGG ATGACATATTTTCAACCTCCAGTGCAAAGAAAAGCAAACCAAAAGCCAAGTCCACGCCCCCAACATCTAAAACAAAGCAGGACACTAAAGTTTCCAACATGTTTGATGATCCattaaatgtttttggtaaatga